The Anabrus simplex isolate iqAnaSimp1 chromosome 1, ASM4041472v1, whole genome shotgun sequence genome window below encodes:
- the Polr3K gene encoding DNA-directed RNA polymerase III subunit RPC10 → MFMFCPTCANLLGVEEGPNCYRFSCSTCPYVYNIAHRQNTRMYPKLKEVDDVLGGAAAWENVDSTEERCPKCSHPRAFFMQIQTRSADEPMTTFYKCCNHQCGHRWRD, encoded by the coding sequence ATGTTTATGTTCTGCCCAACTTGTGCAAATCTTCTTGGTGTGGAGGAGGGACCAAATTGTTACCGTTTCTCATGCAGCACTTgtccttatgtatataatattgcACATCGTCAGAATACTCGCATGTATCCTAagcttaaagaagtagatgatgtTTTGGGTGGTGCAGCAGCCTGGGAAAATGTAGATTCAACCGAAGAACGTTGTCCCAAGTGCTCACATCCCAGGGCTTTTTTCATGCAGATACAGACTAGATCTGCTGATGAACCAATGACAACCTTCTACAAATGTTGCAATCACCAGTGTGGTCATCGTTGGCGAGATTAA
- the LOC136862734 gene encoding rab-like protein 3 — MAAIDKVRVIVVGDSGVGKSSVTHLICHNKPICNPSWTIGCSVEVKLHEYKEGTPYQKTYFVELWDIGGSSSHRNTRSVFYNPTHGIILVHDLTNRKSQQNLQKWLAEILNREGSCKSRNTNFDDFDPEQFVGSTQIPILVIGTKLDLAEHVRSHAQRRSSTIAEECGADEICLDCCQVRSLAAGSSSAVKLSRFFDKVIERRYYSRDRISPFSDKRRLPTSPLSPKYYHND; from the exons ATGGCAGCTATAGATAAAGTACGAGTTATTGTCGTTGGAGATTCTG GTGTTGGAAAATCATCTGTGACACATTTAATTTGTCATAACAAGCCCATATGTAATCCTTCATGGACAATTGGATGTTCTGTGGAAGTAAAATTACATGAGTATAAAGAAGGAACACCATATCAGAAGACTTATTTTGTTGAACTGTGGGACATTGGTGGAAGCAGTAGCCACAGAAATACAAGATCTGTATTTTATAATCCTACTCATG GAATCATCTTGGTGCATGATTTGACCAACAGAAAGTCTCAACAAAATCTGCAAAAGTGGTTGGCAGAAATACTTAACCGAGAAGGAAGTTGTAAATCTCGTAATACTAACTTTGATGATTTTGATCCTGAGCAGTTTGTGGGTTCTACACAG ATCCCCATATTAGTGATTGGCACAAAATTAGATCTTGCAGAACATGTAAGATCACATGCACAGCGACGGTCATCCACCATTGCTGAAGAATGTGGAGCAGATGAAATTTGTTTG GATTGTTGCCAGGTGCGCTCATTAGCTGCAGGTTCAAGTTCTGCTGTGAAATTGAGCCGATTTTTTGATAAAGTCATTGAGCGTCGCTACTACAGCAGAGATAGAATCAGTCCCTTTTCTGATAAGAGACGTCTTCCCACTTCTCCACTGAGTCCTAAATATTATCACAACGATTGA